Genomic DNA from Paenibacillus sp. KS-LC4:
TATTCACCGCTGCCTTTTCTCATGGCAGCGCCAATGCGGTGCTGCTGCTTCAGAAGCTTCAGCCATTATTTGCAGTATTGCTCGCCAGAGTTTTGCTGAAGGAAAAGCTGCCACAGAAGTTTTTCGTCTTTTTGCTGGCGGCGCTGGCGGGCACCTATTTGTTGACCTTTGGGTTTGGATCGCCGACTGTTGGCCTGCATGATCTTGCATTTCTTAGCTGCTTGTTCTCCATTATAGCGGCGGCATTATGGGGCGGCTCGACCGTTATGGGCAAATATTTGCTGCAAAAGAAATTATCCTTTTCTATCGTGACGTCCCTTAGGTTTTTGCTTGCTCTGCCGCTGCTCAGCGTCATATTACTTGCAAGCGGCGACGCATGGAGCCTGAACGCACAAGGCAGTCAGCTGTCGCTCATTGCCGTCAATTTATTGTTTCAAGCTTTTTTCCCAGGCTTAATCAGCATGCTGCTGTATTACAAAGGGCTTTCCTCAACTAAAGCTGTATACGCGACGCTTGCGGAGCTATCCTTCCCTGCCGTTGGCGTATTGATTAACTGGCTCGTATTTGGTCAGTCGCTCACGTTAGGACAGCTGAGCGGCTTCCTGCTTATTTGGCTGACGCTATGGCTCATGAGCCGAAGCAGCAATGAACAGGCGGCTCAGAAACCACAAGCTGCTGCATAAACTAAGGCTCATTTTCAGCCCCTTCATTCCCAATGTCTTCATCGTATATCGCTGCTGCATGCGCCATATACTGTATAAGGGGAATGAAAGGGGCTGGCTTGTTTATGGAACTGTTTACCGTTGCGCTGCCTTCCAAGCTACAATCAACAGCAGCTGGGTTAGCAGCCTTAATGACACAATATACGAATGAGGATTTACATATTGAAGCAGCATCCCAGAGTCAGTTGGTGCAGTTCGATTTGGAGTCCGACGGTACCATAATGTGCCAGTCGGCAACGCCTTATTTTCAACTGAATAAGCACGGAGAAATGCTGTACCGCAGTGCTGCGAAAGCGCTCGCGGAATATGTTGTAACTAATTTGGAATCTGAAATGCTCATCAGCATCATTAAGAAAAAATATCAGGGCGGCCATTCCAATGATGTTTCCATTATTAAAAAATATTGCAGCCAGCTCATGCAGGATACCGATCTGGATGGCTTGAACGCCAAGTTTCTGGATGCGGATAGAAGGCGGAGAAAGCACAAGGTAGCCGAGGAGATCGAGCTGTATTTGAATGAAAATACACGGCTTGACCTTGGCGGCATCGCCACCTTCAGGCTTCACGGGTATCGTCACGAACTAGGTGACATTGTGGAGTATGCTTTGGATGAATATGTGCTCGATAAGCAATATCAGGAGTTTATTTCGCTGCTAAAATATTTTGTTGGGCTGCAGCAATCAAAGGTCGCAATGGTTCATTTGGTTCACAAAGGCAACCACGATTTTATGCTGTATAATGACAAATTTCAATTGTTCGAGCCTAAGCCGCATTCCGACCGCTTGGTAGCCGAAATGCTGGAAACGGAAATGAATATTGAGGACATGGTTATCAGCTCGCTGATTGCCGCATCACCTAAGCAAATTGTCGTTCATACGCAGCATGTCGATATGCAGGTCATTCGGACGATTGAAACGATTTTTGACAACCGGGTGTCGGTTTGCAGTGATTGTATTCTGTGCTCCCACGCAATGGGGGAATGGAATGATGGCGTTACTCAGCCTTAAAACAAGTCAGTAGAATGGTTCCGCATGATGAATTCGCCAAAAAACTAGCAGCAGGCTCGCCGTTATTCGGCGAGTTTTTTTCTAATGAAAGAAATACATAAATAATACAAAATTGTGTATTACACTATGACATAGAACTGTACTTTAAATGGGGAAGAAGGAACACGCATGACGACTGTACTCGTAGTGGATGATGATCCGCATATCCGGCAGCTGCTCCGTTTGTTTTTGGAGGATGAAGGAATGGAAATTATAGAGCAAAGCAATGGCGTAGACGCTTGGGACTACTATAGCCATCATTCGGTTGATCTTATTATTCTCGATATTATGATGCCGCAGATGGACGGCTGGGAGCTGTGCAGAAGGGTTCGTGAAGCGGGGGACAAGCCGATATTGATGATTACCGCCAAAGGGGAGGCACCCGAGCGAATTAAAGGCTTTCGGCTGGGCACTGACGACTATATGGTAAAGCCTTTTGACCCGATGGAGCTGGTGATGCGAGTGAAGGCGCTGCTGAAGCGGTATCGCATCTCCATCTCGCAAATCGTTCGTTTAGGTCAAGTCACGCTTGATAAAACGAGCTATCAAATTCGCTATAAGGATACAGGTACAAGTGAATCCATACCGCTTAAGGAATTTGAGCTGCTGTTTTTGCTGGCGAGCTATCCGGGCAAGCTATTCAAGCGCGATTCATTAATTGAACAAATATGGGGCTATGATTACGAGGGTGATGAGCGGGCTGTGGATACGCATGTTAAGCGTCTGAGAGAGCGTTTTGCCGCATATGAG
This window encodes:
- a CDS encoding DMT family transporter, coding for MAGEKAGWRTSRIAGINGIWYVALGATLWGLDPLFRILLLKSFTSAQIVFIEHILLAFYAMPVLFKFRRTLVGKLSIGVIGALLFISWGGSAVATVLFTAAFSHGSANAVLLLQKLQPLFAVLLARVLLKEKLPQKFFVFLLAALAGTYLLTFGFGSPTVGLHDLAFLSCLFSIIAAALWGGSTVMGKYLLQKKLSFSIVTSLRFLLALPLLSVILLASGDAWSLNAQGSQLSLIAVNLLFQAFFPGLISMLLYYKGLSSTKAVYATLAELSFPAVGVLINWLVFGQSLTLGQLSGFLLIWLTLWLMSRSSNEQAAQKPQAAA
- a CDS encoding putative sporulation protein YtxC codes for the protein MELFTVALPSKLQSTAAGLAALMTQYTNEDLHIEAASQSQLVQFDLESDGTIMCQSATPYFQLNKHGEMLYRSAAKALAEYVVTNLESEMLISIIKKKYQGGHSNDVSIIKKYCSQLMQDTDLDGLNAKFLDADRRRRKHKVAEEIELYLNENTRLDLGGIATFRLHGYRHELGDIVEYALDEYVLDKQYQEFISLLKYFVGLQQSKVAMVHLVHKGNHDFMLYNDKFQLFEPKPHSDRLVAEMLETEMNIEDMVISSLIAASPKQIVVHTQHVDMQVIRTIETIFDNRVSVCSDCILCSHAMGEWNDGVTQP
- a CDS encoding response regulator transcription factor, producing the protein MTTVLVVDDDPHIRQLLRLFLEDEGMEIIEQSNGVDAWDYYSHHSVDLIILDIMMPQMDGWELCRRVREAGDKPILMITAKGEAPERIKGFRLGTDDYMVKPFDPMELVMRVKALLKRYRISISQIVRLGQVTLDKTSYQIRYKDTGTSESIPLKEFELLFLLASYPGKLFKRDSLIEQIWGYDYEGDERAVDTHVKRLRERFAAYEQDFKIVTIWGLGYRLEVYRD